Proteins co-encoded in one Hypanus sabinus isolate sHypSab1 chromosome 6, sHypSab1.hap1, whole genome shotgun sequence genomic window:
- the LOC132395202 gene encoding lysophosphatidic acid receptor 1-A-like: MNHVWNGSVGHGNSSVTWSYWLVLSLGIPQLGINLISIVCNCLVILSNISPKHPNKPIFILFRSLALSDLLSSISSFWIALLFIYNPENTIYGSRELLHPYAILAISILSAVYNLIGIGVERYLTLSNGLRPRCRIFHYQPRTMAMISWLLAAIFGGLPLMGWNCLHDDEKSSALYRPLCIDYLVFITIPNGVITFACLFFTYVSIIIILRRQKCIITAQGHVSNRSRVAEAHVTRTSIIIWIMTVVSYAPFFSGVLWDALDHSQHGDLQIHIFIFRNFTAIMITLNSLSNPMVYSQKLKGLRNTISSFKSSLGKRIHVRTVRIA, translated from the coding sequence ATGAACCACGTGTGGAACGGCTCAGTAGGACACGGCAACAGCAGCGTGACGTGGAGCTACTGGTTGGTTCTGTCGCTGGGAATCCCGCAACTGGGCATCAATTTAATTTCCATCGTCTGCAACTGTTTAGTGATCCTCAGCAACATCTCTCCAAAGCACCCGAACAAGCCCATCTTCATTCTCTTTAGGAGCTTGGCTCTGTCTGACCTTCTCTCAAGCATATCTTCTTTCTGGATCGCCTTACTGTTCATTTATAACCCGGAGAACACTATATATGGCTCGAGAGAACTGCTGCACCCCTATGCCATTCTTGCCATCTCTATACTATCGGCCGTCTACAACTTGATCGGCATCGGCGTGGAACGCTATCTGACCCTGTCGAATGGCTTGAGACCCAGGTGCAGGATCTTCCACTACCAGCCCCGGACGATGGCCATGATCAGCTGGCTACTGGCGGCCATTTTCGGGGGGCTGCCCCTGATGGGCTGGAATTGCCTCCACGATGATGAAAAATCATCTGCCCTTTACCGGCCTCTCTGCATCGATTACCTGGTGTTTATCACCATTCCCAATGGCGTTATAACCTTCGCTTGCCTATTCTTCACTTATGTTTCCATCATTATAATTTTAAGGAGACAGAAGTGCATAATTACAGCCCAGGGTCACGTTAGTAACAGGTCCAGAGTGGCCGAGGCCCACGTCACAAGGACAAGTATCATAATTTGGATCATGACGGTAGTCTCGTACGCCCCGTTCTTTTCAGGCGTCCTTTGGGATGCGCTGGACCACTCTCAGCATGGCGACCTTCAAATACACATTTTTATTTTTAGGAATTTCACTGCCATCATGATAACGCTAAACTCTTTAAGTAATCCTATGGTCTATAGTCAGAAATTAAAAGGACTACGAAACACTATCAGTTCATTCAAATCTTCTCTTGGCAAAAGAATTCATGTGCGAACAGTAAGAATTGCTTAA